The genomic segment aaaaattatttttctagcttggaatccaatttcttttttatttaattatttttatttaatgtgcattgatgttttgccttcatgtatgtctggatgagggtgttgggtcccctggaactggaatcacagacagttgtgagccaccatgttggagCTGGGAATTCAACCCGGGTCCTCTGTGCCCATGAATCAGTAAGTAAGTAAGTGCTCGCCCGTGAGTTCAGCAAACCCGTGATAGATTTAAACCTTGGCTTCTGAATAACGCATTTGACTTATTCATAAATTGAATTTGCTACATTCAAGCTAACATTTCATATGAGAAAGACGGTTGAAGGATTTGTAAATCTCTGCTCTCTACTTGCATTGCCCCTGTCTAGGCCCGCTGCTTCATGTTTGGCTCTAGTCTCGAGACAGAAATTGATTTACATGACATTTACATTGCGTAGCAACTGAAAAAGAGATCTTCAGCACGGAGTATCACCCCAATGGGCTCATGTAAACCACTGAGATAGAAATGTCACCCGTGCCAACTGGCCAGCCAGGCCATCAGTGCGAGGATGCCATCACAGAGAGGAGCTAGCTTTCTTCTGAGCAAGGACAAGTCGGACTTGCTAAGTGGCAGGAGCGCCCTTCATAACCAGATGCACCCCCACTGTTTGTCAGGGCGACCCTGAGAACCCTGTTGCCGCTGTGTTCTCATGAATGGTGGCCTTGGGTTCTTCCAGATGCAAGATCTGACTTTTGTACTTCTCTTGCCAGTCCTCCACGATGTACTGGTGGTAGGGGTCCTGGGAATGCTCCCGCCGCTTCGACTTCACCGTGCTCACCAGGATGGCCACCACGATGAAGGAGAACATGCCAATCATCACCATGAGGTACAGGATGACGTAGTAGAAGTTCTCAGCATCAACTCTGGCCTGAAGCGCCTGTTCTCCGGCCGTTGTGTTCTTCCTCCAGTTGTCCATATAAGTAATGAAAACCTCTCTGAAGACATCCTCCAGTGTTTGTGTAAAATTGGCTAGTGTGGTCATGTTTCTCCCTTGCTATAATTAAATGATAATACAGATTAGTAAGGCTAAGGCCCCGTGCAAGTGGAAAGAATgtaattgcttttccttttctttcttctctttttcttttcctttttccttttcttccttccttcctttttttgaggtCTATTTACTATGTATTCTGCCTgcaattgctgggaattgaactcaggatctctggaagagcagccagtgctcttaacttctgagccatctctctagccctgagaaGGCAATTTCTTAACCTGGTTAGTGATGGATTGAATTCAAAATGGGGTAGTCTTTAAACacacccatttttattcattgtttggCTGTACTGTTAcaataaaatgtgataaaagaCATAAAGCTACATAAAGACATTTATACATaatcatatatgcacacattaaAAAGGGGAAAGACTAAAAGGAAGTAGatcaaaatgtatacatatatacatatgtgtagcCATATATTTTTGcgctttttttggtgtttttcttgAATGTTGAATTCTCATCAATCATCTTGCATTTctttttgctgaaaaaaaaaacagtgacttCTCAGCCACTAACAGaatgcattcgtgtgtgtgtgt from the Arvicola amphibius chromosome 10, mArvAmp1.2, whole genome shotgun sequence genome contains:
- the Kcne2 gene encoding potassium voltage-gated channel subfamily E member 2; amino-acid sequence: MTTLANFTQTLEDVFREVFITYMDNWRKNTTAGEQALQARVDAENFYYVILYLMVMIGMFSFIVVAILVSTVKSKRREHSQDPYHQYIVEDWQEKYKSQILHLEEPKATIHENTAATGFSGSP